CTAGGGGGGGGGCCCCTTTTCTCTCTATATGTACAAAAAAAGGGGCCACGTATATAGATATATCGGGGGAAATGCactttctgttttcatttgtacgacaaattgttttgtttttctaaacaaggaaaaaaataaaataggttTATTAAATACCTAAGtgtgtacaaaacaaaaaaaaataaaataaaataatcttaaagtacgcacaaaaaaaaagaatatctaCGGAAGGCCCTATCACAAGAGAAAACCATATCGCGAGTCGCGGTGGCGCTCGTGCTGCCCCGTGGAAGGGTTTTGGCCGGTGGCCATCATCGCGATCGTGCTTGAAAAGCCACCTGCTCTAAGGGATTGAAATGGTGGGCTGGGGTCCTACTATCAACGCCTCCCCCCATCCTCCCTCGGGATGGATGGGTTTGTCTTTCCTTCGCTAGCATCTGTTTAATCTTAGCTTCTCTTCTAACCCTCCGTCACATCATTTCAGTAGAATTGATTCTACACCTGCCAGAAGCAAAAGCCAAGTTTCAATCGAAAAGCCAACGGACGGtcgtgaaacatttttccaatcCTAGATCGAACGCCACAACAGGCTACACGCTGGCGGGGAAAAAACCACAGTACAGCACAAGTGTGCGTTCCGCGAGCTGCTTGGTAGCCGCTTACGAACCCCCTGTGCATAGTATTTGTCTCGACTCCACCAGCTAGGTGCCTACATTCGCTTACTTATAAATACACTTTGAAGTAAAGCCCTACCTTAAAATTCTAGTAAATGCACATTCCGACAAGCAGCTAAAAGGGAAAAGTTACCCAAAAACATCCATGTTCTGGAAACGATTCATCCTTCTTGCTGTCTGTTTCTCGCTCGCTCCGTCGCTCTGCCTTTTCAATGTGTTCCCTCAACATTCCTGTTCCTCACACGCAGTCACGCGTGTAGAATAAAATTGCTAGTGCTACCACGTAGATtactttttccaaaaaagaaaattatggttTGATTGACATCCGCTGCGTTGTATTTTCCAATTAATCTGCACTGGGTGCAAGGACACACCGGGGCGGACAGCAGCTCGATAGACTACTTGCTACTAACGCACACCCTCTCTCCTTCGTTTGTAGCTGTTTTGAAATTGCAACACGGTATCACAAGTAATTTCGCAATGTCTTTCGCAATTAAGATAGCAGCGCATGTTTTGGGGCGGGGAGACTTAGCTAAGCAAAAGATTAAATGAACTGCCCCGAACCAGACGAAGCGAGCCGACACCGGGGGGGCAGAGGCaagatgggggggggggggggggggggggaagtgtGTTTGGGTGGAGAGAAGATAAACCTGGTAGAACCCTTGCGTCCTACTTAACTTGAGAGAATCTTTTTCGAGTGATTATACATCGTAAACTAATATCGACACATCGAGGTGGCGCTGGTTCGCAACGGTTGGAATGCTTCAAAAGCTGTGCTCTAGGAGGGCTTACCTCGCTAGGCAGCTGGCCTAGGACAGAGTGACTACTTGTCTCGCACTGGATTGGGTATACTCAGTGTCAGTGATTGGTTCCAACCGGCCGGAGTGGCGCCCGGAAGTAACAGTGGGGGGAAGGGATAAATGGAGGGAGTGGTGTTGGTGCGAGGGATCCAGCGAGACGAACTAGAGCGGCCCATCGGCCCACTTCAGTCTATGACGTAGGCCCAAGGGTGGTCCAGCTTGCCGTACTGGATGTCGGTGAGGGTGTTGTATAGCCGCCGGTACAGCGGGTTGTCGTGCGATTCAGTCGGCACAAAGATCTCCTCGCCCATGTACGCGATGTGTTCGATTGGGCTGATGACGGCCGCCGTGCCTGCACCGAACATTTCCAGTAGCTGTAAGAACAAAGAGAGAGCAAGAACACGATCAGCTTGTTGTTGACGTGTGTGTCATTTTGAGGTACCTACCCGTCCTTCCTTGGCCAGCTTCTTCACCAGCGGCATCGTGAACTTTTGCTCCTTGATGGTAAACTCGCCCCACTGGTGGCAGAGGCGAATGATGGAATCACGCGTGATTCCGGGCAGGATGAGACCGTCCAGCGGAGGCGTCACTAGTACACGCTCTGTTTTTTGGTGGTTACGAAATAGAGGGTTAGTTAGCTagttcggggggggggggggcgatgAGATCTACGCGCTACACAGACTACAGACCTCCGTTCTCATTCATGTACAGCATGAAGATGTTCATCACGCCGACCTCGGTCAGCTGATGGTCGTCACCGTACAGCCACAGCACCTGGTGGCAGCCATTGCGCAGGGCCTCGCGCTGCACGTGGATGGTGGGGCCATAGTTGGAGCCAACCTTGCGGTCACCGACACCGCCGGGCCAGGCGCGCGTGTACTTCGGCTCGGCGTACAGCTTCAGGCCGCTGGCACCGGGCTTGAAGTATGGGCCGACTGGCGACAGGATGGTGTACAGCAGTGCCGAGTCCGATGACGCAACACCGAGCGTGGGCTAGAAGCATAAGAAGCGGACATGCGTTAGTGTCGTCGCGATGGAAGACGGACATAACCGCACGTAACCTACCTCGATGCCGATCAGGGTCGGGCGGATGTAGAGACTGGCGGATTCGGTGTGCGGAACCCACTCGGAGTCGATCATCACCAGGCGAGCCATCGCCTTGATCAGCTCCTCGCCCTCGAACGTCGGCAGGCCGGACCGGTAGGCGGTGACGTTCATGCGCGCCATGTTCATATCCGGGCGGAAGAGACGAATCTTGCCGTCGTACCCGCGGTACGCCTTCATACCCTCGAACAGCTACAACCACACGAAACGTACACAGACCGTTAGCGAGCTCATGCTACCCGTGGAGTGGATAGCGAAACACCTACCTCAATCGCATAATGGAACACCTTGGCTGCCGGGTGCAGGTTCAGGTTCTCCATCGGCGTGATCTCCGGCTTCTGCCAGCCTCCGAGCCGCCGGTGGTACGGGACGCGCAGCATATGATCCGTGAAGTACTTGCCGAACGCCAGGTCGTCCACATCGGGCTTCGGATTTAGCTGGTGGGGAGCTGCCAAGCGGACGCTCAGGTCGGAATACTGCAAGTCAAACAGATCAATACAAGGTTAAGAACTCTGCCTGGGAATCGCAATCTGAAACGATGTTTCATCATCCACTATTCTGCGACTAGGGAGTTCGAAGGGAAGCTTCTGTAACAGTCTCTGATACTGTCGTCAGATATCTTTGGTGACGTATCTTCATACATCAATCTTTAACTGAATCAATCAGTTTGGCCTATTCGGGATATCGATCGATGGCGAAgtactaaaaaataatgaCGAATTGAAAATATCTTGCAAGAGTGAACTACAACCATTTGTTCTTCTCCACAAATGTCTATCTGTTCGGTAGCTGTTTATTATATGTACCAATTAAGCAGTGTAGTTGAATTTTAGTTCCATTGCAGCCTGCCTTATCGATCAATGAATTTATATCGATCGGCGATATCCAACATTCCTCGTAGTGAAACGTTATCGATCGATATGCGACG
This region of Anopheles coustani chromosome X, idAnoCousDA_361_x.2, whole genome shotgun sequence genomic DNA includes:
- the LOC131269812 gene encoding branched-chain-amino-acid aminotransferase, cytosolic is translated as MVLRSKNLVRYVFQNQHKLIQQLLVQSQVRLCSGHGGMQQQAQLRVDEEDSFPKLAEVAPIAAPFPMTLEHAADVGEQFKYSDLSVRLAAPHQLNPKPDVDDLAFGKYFTDHMLRVPYHRRLGGWQKPEITPMENLNLHPAAKVFHYAIELFEGMKAYRGYDGKIRLFRPDMNMARMNVTAYRSGLPTFEGEELIKAMARLVMIDSEWVPHTESASLYIRPTLIGIEPTLGVASSDSALLYTILSPVGPYFKPGASGLKLYAEPKYTRAWPGGVGDRKVGSNYGPTIHVQREALRNGCHQVLWLYGDDHQLTEVGVMNIFMLYMNENGERVLVTPPLDGLILPGITRDSIIRLCHQWGEFTIKEQKFTMPLVKKLAKEGRLLEMFGAGTAAVISPIEHIAYMGEEIFVPTESHDNPLYRRLYNTLTDIQYGKLDHPWAYVID